In one window of Clupea harengus chromosome 4, Ch_v2.0.2, whole genome shotgun sequence DNA:
- the plod1a gene encoding procollagen-lysine,2-oxoglutarate 5-dioxygenase 1 isoform X2, whose protein sequence is MKSVIFIVLYTIALLVLFASVRCEKKDSISEGNLIVLTVATEETDGFRRFMRSAQHFNYTVKVLGKGEKWNGGGYMSPPGGGQKVRLLKAALEEVTEKDKVILFTDSYDVVFASGPRELLKKFQQARHKVVFSSETLIWPDRHLEDKHPYPKEGNRFLGSGGFMGYASNLKELVSSWTGKDNESDQLFYTRVYIDPEQRKALNITLDNKCRLFQNLNGALDEVVLKFEDGQVRARNVLYDTLPVMIHGNGPTKLQINYLGNYIPKLWTFETGCTVCSEDLRPLSGLKETEYPLMVIGIFIQQPTPFVSVFFERLLKLKYPKNRLKLFIFNQEPHHENQVVSFVKDHGMEYQAVKLIGPEEGVDAIESRNLGFAECREDSDCEYFFSVDIEVVLKNEDTLKILVELNKPLIAPMMIKPGKLWTNFWGALSADGYYARSEDYVDIVQGRRVGIWNVPYMSHVFLVKASVLRHQLSAADLFRSDTLDADMAFCRHARDQGVFMHVTNLHSFGRVLSTENYQMNHLHNDLWQIFENTVDWEERYIHENYTRIMKDKLLETPCPDVYWFPIFSEVACDHIVEEMENFGQWSGGGNKDQRIQGGYENVPTIDIHMNQINYEKEWHKFLVDYIAPITEKMYPGYYTKCTSYLNFVVRYKPDEQPLLAPHHDASTFTINVALNSKDIDYQGGGCRFLRYNCSIQAPRKGWTIMHPGRLTHYHEGLPTTGGVRYIAVSFIDP, encoded by the exons ATGAAATCGgttatattcattgttttatATACGATCGCATTGTTAGTACTGTTCGCGTCAGTACGTTGTGAGAAAAAGGATTCAATTTCCGAAG GCAATCTGATAGTTTTGACAGTTGCTACCGAAGAAACAGATGGCTTTCGGCGTTTCATGAGATCGGCTCAACATTTCAATTACACGGTTAAG GTGCTGGGCAAAGGGGAGAAATGGAATGGTGGAGGCTACATGAGCCCCCCAGGAGGAGGTCAGAAGGTGCGTCTCCTCAAAGCTGCCCTGGAGGAGGTGACGGAGAAGGACAAGGTCATCCTGTTTACTGACAG CTACGACGTGGTGTTTGCCTCTGGGCCGAGGGAGCTGTTGAAGAAGTTCCAGCAGGCCAGACACAAGGTGGTCTTCTCCTCAGAGACCCTGATCTGGCCCGACCGACACCTGGAGGACAAGCACCCCTACCCCAAAGAGGGCAACAGGTTCCTGGGCTCAGGAG GGTTCATGGGCTATGCTTCAAACCTCAAAGAACTGGTGTCCAGCTGGACAGGGAAGGACAATGAGAGCGACCAGCTCTTTTATACCAGGGTTTATATTGACCCAGAGCAAAGG AAAGCCCTAAATATAACTCTGGACAACAAATGCAGACTGTTTCAAAATCTCAACGGAGCTCTGG atgaagtCGTGCTAAAGTTCGAGGATGGGCAAGTCAGGGCCAGAAATGTGCTATATGACACCTTGCCCGTCATGATCCACGGCAACGGACCCACCAAG CTCCAGATTAACTACCTGGGCAACTACATCCCTAAGCTGTGGACGTTTGAGACTGGCTGCACCGTGTGCAGTGAGGACCTGcgccctctctctggcctgaaG GAGACAGAATACCCACTGATGGTCATCGGCATCTTCATCCAGCAGCCCACCCCCTTTGTCTCCGTCTTCTTCGAGCGTCTGCTGAAGCTCAAGTACCCTAAAAACAGACTCAAGCTCTTCATCTTCAACCAG GAGCCTCATCACGAGAACCAGGTGGTCAGCTTTGTGAAGGATCATGGGATGGAATACCAGGCGGTGAAGCTGATTGGTCCCGAGGAGGGCGTGGATGCCATTGAGTCTCGTAACCTGGGCTT TGCGGAGTGCAGAGAGGACAGTGACTGTGAGTATTTCTTCAGTGTGGACATAGAGGTGGTCCTGAAGAACGAGGACACTTTGAAGATCCTCGTTGAGCTCAACAA GCCCCTGATCGCCCCCATGATGATCAAGCCTGGGAAACTCTGGACCAACTTCTGGGGAGCCCTCAGTGCGGACGGATACTACGCCCGGTCCGAGGACTACGTGGACATCGTGCAGGGACGCAGAGT TGGGATCTGGAACGTTCCGTACATGTCCCACGTGTTCTTGGTGAAGGCCAGTGTTCTGAGGCACCAGCTGAGTGCAGCGGACCTCTTCCGCTCCGACACCCTGGACGCCGACATGGCCTTCTGTCGCCACGCACGAGACCAG GGAGTTTTCATGCATGTTACAAACCTGCACTCCTTCGGACGAGTTCTGTCGACGGAAAACTACCAGATGAATCACTTGCACAACGACCTCTGGCAGATCTTCGAGAACACTGTG gacTGGGAGGAGCGATACATCCATGAGAACTACACTCGCATAATGAAGGACAAGTTATTAGAAACG CCCTGCCCCGATGTGTACTGGTTCCCCATCTTCTCCGAAGTGGCGTGTGATCACATCGTGGAAGAAATGGAGAACTTTGGGCAGTGGTCCGGAGGAGGCAACAAG GACCAGCGTATCCAAGGGGGCTATGAGAACGTGCCCACCATAGACATCCACATGAACCAGATCAACTATGAGAAAGAGTGGCACAAGTTCCTCGTGGACTACATCGCGCCCATCACAGAGAAGATGTACCCGGGCTACTACACAAAG TGCACGTCATACCTCAACTTTGTAGTGCGATACAAGCCAGACGAGCAGCCTCTGCTGGCACCCCATCACGACGCCTCTACTTTTACTATTAACGTAGCTCTCAACAGCAAAGACATTGACTATCAG
- the kiaa2013 gene encoding uncharacterized protein KIAA2013 homolog translates to MWLQQRLKGMPGLLSSSWARRVLLGLLLFLIFYWYLTSDGVLKFLNMSRDSGGAAGACLQTDINRWKASVERGEGVILSPNSEDVAPFVVGNGHFLVDIEANRLWVSPSAQPGSAPVHQTDFAPNVRLQLAGKRQEARAMMLWFRKGSVLSVRCIQPGQAPSSSSSSSSRECVTVREEYIAHRSRPNTYLHRIHISNPTDRALTMDVLTESPGFRSSPEVLEDREILLFSGRVLTEKSGAVVMMVVAMKKLGSRLPVSAKSDYTENVVSVVHTSEPVDPAKADETLAKLKEAARKEMLEMLRANVEELVQDHQQAWMDLFISGVEMKKITDAHTPSSHTVNTTLYYILSTSTAPLLDRKGSAEERKDMESSLNYADHCFSGHATMHAENLWPGRVSSVAQILQLLTLWNLTLQKRGCKLLVAAGVHGMMQGMVLSFGGLQFTENHLQFQADPDVLHNSYSLRGIHYNQDLISLAVLLDAEGKPFLHLSVKPQEKPVKLYACEAGCMNEPVELTSEVKGHTFPVLVTQPITALLYISTDLTHLQDLRHTLHVKTIMAHEDHMAKQYPGLPFLFWFSVASLITLFHLFLFKLIYNEYCGPGAKPLFRSKVVKITTEETDP, encoded by the exons ATGTGGCTTCAGCAGAGACTGAAAGGTATGCCCGGCCTGCTGTCAAGCAGCTGGGCACGGCGGGTCCTCCTCGGCCTGctgctcttcctcatcttctaCTGGTACCTCACCTCAGACGGAGTCCTGAAGTTTCTGAACATGTCCAGGGACTCCGGCGGGGCAGCAGGCGCCTGTTTACAGACAGACATCAACAGGTGGAAGGCGTCTGTTGAGCGGGGGGAGGGTGTGATCCTGAGCCCCAACAGTGAGGATGTGGCCCCATTTGTTGTTGGCAATGGGCATTTCCTGGTGGACATCGAAGCCAACAGACTGTGGGTGTCCCCCTCTGCCCAGCCAGGGTCGGCCCCTGTGCACCAAACAGACTTCGCTCCCAATGTACGGCTGCAGTTGGCGGGTAAGAGACAGGAAGCTCGAGCCATGATGCTCTGGTTCCGAAAGGGGTCCGTTCTCTCGGTGCGCTGCATCCAGCCAGGCCAggctccatcatcatcatcatcatcatcgtcccgGGAGTGTGTGACCGTGCGCGAGGAATACATCGCCCACCGGAGCCGTCCCAACACCTACCTGCACCGCATCCACATCAGCAACCCCACAGACAGGGCCCTGACCATGGATGTGCTCACCGAGTCCCCGGGCTTCCGGAGCAGCCCCGAGGTGCTGGAGGACCGGGAGATCTTGCTGTTCTCGGGCCGAGTCCTCACCGAGAAGAGCGGTGCCGtagtgatgatggtggtggccATGAAGAAGCTGGGCAGCCGCCTCCCGGTGAGCGCCAAGTCAGACTACACGGAGAACGTGGTGTCGGTGGTGCACACGTCCGAGCCCGTGGACCCGGCCAAGGCGGACGAGACGCTCGCCAAGCTGAAGGAGGCGGCCCGGAAGGAGATGCTGGAGATGCTGAGGGCCAACGTGGAGGAGCTGGTGCAGGACCACCAGCAGGCCTGGATGGACCTCTTCATATCCG GGGTTGAGATGAAGAAGATCACGGACGCCCACACACCATCGAGCCACACGGTCAACACCACGCTCTACTACATCCTGTCCACGTCCACAGCGCCCCTGCTGGACCGGAAGGGGAGCGCAGAGGAGCGGAAGGACATGGAGTCCAGCCTGAACTACGCCGACCACTGCTTCAGCGGCCACGCCACCATGCACGCGGAGAACCTGTGGCCGGGCCGCGTCTCCAGCGTGGCGCAGATCCTGCAGCTGCTCACGCTCTGGAACCTCACGCTGCAGAAGCGCGGCTGCAAGCTGCTGGTGGCGGCCGGCGTGCACGGCATGATGCAGGGCATGGTGCTCAGCTTCGGGGGCCTGCAGTTCACCGAGAACCACCTGCAGTTCCAGGCCGACCCGGACGTGCTGCACAACAGCTACTCGCTGCGCGGCATCCACTACAACCAGGACCTGATCAGCCTGGCCGTGCTGCTGGACGCCGAGGGCAAGCCCTTCCTGCACCTGTCCGTCAAGCCGCAGGAGAAGCCCGTCAAGCTGTACGCCTGCGAGGCCGGCTGCATGAACGAGCCCGTGGAGCTCACCTCGGAGGTCAAAGGGCACACGTTCCCGGTGCTGGTGACGCAGCCCATCACGGCGCTGCTGTACATCTCCACCGACCTGACGCACCTGCAGGACCTGCGCCACACGCTGCACGTGAAGACCATCATGGCCCACGAGGACCACATGGCCAAGCAGTACCCGGGCCTGCCCTTCCTCTTCTGGTTCAGCGTGGCCTCCCTCATCACGCTCTTCCACCTCTTCCTTTTCAAACTCATCTACAACGAGTACTGCGGCCCTGGCGCCAAGCCCCTCTTCAGGAGCAag GTGGTTAAGATAACAACTGAAGAGACAGACCCATAA
- the plod1a gene encoding procollagen-lysine,2-oxoglutarate 5-dioxygenase 1 isoform X1: MKSVIFIVLYTIALLVLFASVRCEKKDSISEGNLIVLTVATEETDGFRRFMRSAQHFNYTVKVLGKGEKWNGGGYMSPPGGGQKVRLLKAALEEVTEKDKVILFTDSYDVVFASGPRELLKKFQQARHKVVFSSETLIWPDRHLEDKHPYPKEGNRFLGSGGFMGYASNLKELVSSWTGKDNESDQLFYTRVYIDPEQRKALNITLDNKCRLFQNLNGALDEVVLKFEDGQVRARNVLYDTLPVMIHGNGPTKLQINYLGNYIPKLWTFETGCTVCSEDLRPLSGLKETEYPLMVIGIFIQQPTPFVSVFFERLLKLKYPKNRLKLFIFNQEPHHENQVVSFVKDHGMEYQAVKLIGPEEGVDAIESRNLGFAECREDSDCEYFFSVDIEVVLKNEDTLKILVELNKPLIAPMMIKPGKLWTNFWGALSADGYYARSEDYVDIVQGRRVGIWNVPYMSHVFLVKASVLRHQLSAADLFRSDTLDADMAFCRHARDQGVFMHVTNLHSFGRVLSTENYQMNHLHNDLWQIFENTVDWEERYIHENYTRIMKDKLLETPCPDVYWFPIFSEVACDHIVEEMENFGQWSGGGNKDQRIQGGYENVPTIDIHMNQINYEKEWHKFLVDYIAPITEKMYPGYYTKAQFDLAFIVRYKPDEQPFLRPHHDASTFTINIALNHAGTDYQGGGCRFLRYNCSIQAPRKGWTIMHPGRLTHYHEGLPTTGGVRYIAVSFIDP; this comes from the exons ATGAAATCGgttatattcattgttttatATACGATCGCATTGTTAGTACTGTTCGCGTCAGTACGTTGTGAGAAAAAGGATTCAATTTCCGAAG GCAATCTGATAGTTTTGACAGTTGCTACCGAAGAAACAGATGGCTTTCGGCGTTTCATGAGATCGGCTCAACATTTCAATTACACGGTTAAG GTGCTGGGCAAAGGGGAGAAATGGAATGGTGGAGGCTACATGAGCCCCCCAGGAGGAGGTCAGAAGGTGCGTCTCCTCAAAGCTGCCCTGGAGGAGGTGACGGAGAAGGACAAGGTCATCCTGTTTACTGACAG CTACGACGTGGTGTTTGCCTCTGGGCCGAGGGAGCTGTTGAAGAAGTTCCAGCAGGCCAGACACAAGGTGGTCTTCTCCTCAGAGACCCTGATCTGGCCCGACCGACACCTGGAGGACAAGCACCCCTACCCCAAAGAGGGCAACAGGTTCCTGGGCTCAGGAG GGTTCATGGGCTATGCTTCAAACCTCAAAGAACTGGTGTCCAGCTGGACAGGGAAGGACAATGAGAGCGACCAGCTCTTTTATACCAGGGTTTATATTGACCCAGAGCAAAGG AAAGCCCTAAATATAACTCTGGACAACAAATGCAGACTGTTTCAAAATCTCAACGGAGCTCTGG atgaagtCGTGCTAAAGTTCGAGGATGGGCAAGTCAGGGCCAGAAATGTGCTATATGACACCTTGCCCGTCATGATCCACGGCAACGGACCCACCAAG CTCCAGATTAACTACCTGGGCAACTACATCCCTAAGCTGTGGACGTTTGAGACTGGCTGCACCGTGTGCAGTGAGGACCTGcgccctctctctggcctgaaG GAGACAGAATACCCACTGATGGTCATCGGCATCTTCATCCAGCAGCCCACCCCCTTTGTCTCCGTCTTCTTCGAGCGTCTGCTGAAGCTCAAGTACCCTAAAAACAGACTCAAGCTCTTCATCTTCAACCAG GAGCCTCATCACGAGAACCAGGTGGTCAGCTTTGTGAAGGATCATGGGATGGAATACCAGGCGGTGAAGCTGATTGGTCCCGAGGAGGGCGTGGATGCCATTGAGTCTCGTAACCTGGGCTT TGCGGAGTGCAGAGAGGACAGTGACTGTGAGTATTTCTTCAGTGTGGACATAGAGGTGGTCCTGAAGAACGAGGACACTTTGAAGATCCTCGTTGAGCTCAACAA GCCCCTGATCGCCCCCATGATGATCAAGCCTGGGAAACTCTGGACCAACTTCTGGGGAGCCCTCAGTGCGGACGGATACTACGCCCGGTCCGAGGACTACGTGGACATCGTGCAGGGACGCAGAGT TGGGATCTGGAACGTTCCGTACATGTCCCACGTGTTCTTGGTGAAGGCCAGTGTTCTGAGGCACCAGCTGAGTGCAGCGGACCTCTTCCGCTCCGACACCCTGGACGCCGACATGGCCTTCTGTCGCCACGCACGAGACCAG GGAGTTTTCATGCATGTTACAAACCTGCACTCCTTCGGACGAGTTCTGTCGACGGAAAACTACCAGATGAATCACTTGCACAACGACCTCTGGCAGATCTTCGAGAACACTGTG gacTGGGAGGAGCGATACATCCATGAGAACTACACTCGCATAATGAAGGACAAGTTATTAGAAACG CCCTGCCCCGATGTGTACTGGTTCCCCATCTTCTCCGAAGTGGCGTGTGATCACATCGTGGAAGAAATGGAGAACTTTGGGCAGTGGTCCGGAGGAGGCAACAAG GACCAGCGTATCCAAGGGGGCTATGAGAACGTGCCCACCATAGACATCCACATGAACCAGATCAACTATGAGAAAGAGTGGCACAAGTTCCTCGTGGACTACATCGCGCCCATCACAGAGAAGATGTACCCGGGCTACTACACAAAG GCTCAGTTTGATCTGGCGTTCATAGTTAGATATAAGCCCGACGAGCAGCCGTTTCTCAGGCCGCACCACGACGCCTCCACTTTCACTATAAACATTGCACTCAACCACGCGGGCACTGACTACCAG